A genome region from Macaca nemestrina isolate mMacNem1 chromosome 20, mMacNem.hap1, whole genome shotgun sequence includes the following:
- the LOC105486901 gene encoding zinc finger protein 823 isoform X3, translated as MDSVAFEDVAVNFTQEEWALLGPSQKSLYRNVMQETIRNLDCIETKWEDQNIGDQCQNPRRNLRSHTCEIKNDSQCGETFGHVPDSIVNKNTPQVNPCDSSGCGEVAMGHSSLNCNIRVDTGHKSCEHQEYGEKPYTHKQRGKTINHQHSFQTHERPPTGKKPFDCKECAKTFSSLGNLRRHMAAHHGDGPYKCKLCGKAFVWPSLFHLHERTHTGEKPYECKQCSKAFPFYSSYLRHERIHTGEKAYECKQCSKAFPDYSTYLRHERTHTGEKPYKCTQCGKAFSCYYYTRLHERTHTGEQPYACQQCGKTFYHHTSFRRHMIRHTGDGPHKCKICGKGFDCPSSVRNHETTHTGEKLYECKQCGKVLSHSSSFRSHMITHTGDGPQKCKICGKAFGCPSLFQRHERTHTGEKPYQCKQCGKAFSLSGSLRRHEATHTGVKPYKCKCGKAFSDLSSFQNHETTHTGEKPYECKECGKAFSCFKYLSQHKRIHTVEKPYECKTCRKAFSHFSNLKVHERIHSGEKPYECKECGKAFSWLTCLLRHERIHTGEKPYECLQCGKAFTRSRFLRGHEKTHTGEKLYECKECGKALSSLRSLHRHKRTHWKDTL; from the exons ATG GACTCAGTGGCCTTTGAAGATGTGGCTGTGAACTTCACACAAGAGGAGTGGGCTTTGCTGGGTCCATCACAGAAGAGTCTCTACAGAAATGTCATGCAGGAAACCATTAGGAATCTGGACTGTATAG AAACGAAATGGGAGGACCAGAACATTGGAGATCAGTGCCAAAATCCCAGGAGAAATCTAAG AAGTCATACatgtgaaattaaaaatgataGTCAATGTGGAGAAACTTTTGGCCACGTTCCAGATAGTATTGTGAACAAGAACACTCCTCAAGTAAATCCATGTGACAGCAGTGGGTGTGGAGAAGTCGCCATGGGTCATTCATCTCTTAATTGCAACATCAGAGTTGACACTGGACACAAATCATGTGAGCATCAGGAATATGGAGAGAAGCCATATACACATAAACAACGTGGGAAAACCATCAATCATCAGCATTCCTTTCAGACACATGAAAGGCCTCCCACCGGAAAGAAACCCTTCGATTGTAAAGAATGTGCAAAAACCTTTAGTTCTCTTGGAAACCTTCGCAGACACATGGCGGCACACCATGGAGATGGACCTTATAAATGTAAGTTGTGTGGGAAAGCCTTTGTTTGGCCCAGTTTATTTCATTTGCACGAAAGAAcgcacactggagagaaaccgtaTGAATGTAAGCAGTGTTCCAAAGCCTTTCCTTTTTACAGTTCCTATCTAAGACATGAGAGAATCCACACGGGAGAGAAAGCGTATGAATGTAAACAGTGTTCCAAAGCCTTTCCTGATTACAGTACCTATCTAAGACATGAAAGAACTCACACcggagagaaaccctataaatgtacacaatgtgggaaagccttcagctGTTACTATTACACTCGACTCCACGAAAGGACTCACACGGGAGAACAACCCTATGCGTGTCAGCAATGTGGGAAAACGTTTTATCATCACACAAGCTTTCGAAGACACATGATAAGGCACACTGGAGATGGACCTCATAAATGTAAGATATGTGGGAAAGGCTTTGATTGTCCTAGTTCGGTTCGAAATCATGAAacgactcacactggagagaaactctATGAATGTAAGCAGTGTGGGAAAGTTTTATCTCATAGCTCAAGCTTTCGAAGTCACATGATAACACACACAGGAGATGGACCCCAGAAATGCAAgatatgtgggaaagccttcGGTTGTCCCAGTTTATTTCAAAGACAcgaaaggactcacactggagagaaaccctatcaatgtaaacaatgtggtaaagcCTTCAGTCTGTCCGGTTCCCTTCGAAGACATGAAGCAACTCACACTGGAGTGAAACCGTATAAATGtaaatgtgggaaagcctttagcGATCTCTCTTCCTTTCAAAATCATGAGACAAcgcacactggagagaagccgtatgagtgtaaggaatgtgggaaagcgTTCAGTTGTTTCAAATACCTTTCTCAGCATAAAAGGATCCACACAGTAGAAAAACCTTATGAGTGTAAAACATGTAGGAAAGCCTTCAGTCATTTCAGTAACTTAAAAGTCCACGAAAGGATTCACTCTGGAGAGAAGCcatatgaatgtaaggaatgtgggaaagcatTCTCTTGGCTCACTTGCCTTCTAAGACATGaaagaattcacactggagagaaaccctatgaatgtctCCAATGTGGTAAAGCCTTCACTCGTTCCCGTTTCCTTCGAGGACATGAAaaaactcacactggagagaagctgtatgaatgtaaggaatgtgggaaggcaCTGAGTTCTCTCCGTTCCTTGCATAGACATAAAAGGACTCACTGGAAAGATACTCTGTAA
- the LOC105486901 gene encoding zinc finger protein 823 isoform X5: MGHSSLNCNIRVDTGHKSCEHQEYGEKPYTHKQRGKTINHQHSFQTHERPPTGKKPFDCKECAKTFSSLGNLRRHMAAHHGDGPYKCKLCGKAFVWPSLFHLHERTHTGEKPYECKQCSKAFPFYSSYLRHERIHTGEKAYECKQCSKAFPDYSTYLRHERTHTGEKPYKCTQCGKAFSCYYYTRLHERTHTGEQPYACQQCGKTFYHHTSFRRHMIRHTGDGPHKCKICGKGFDCPSSVRNHETTHTGEKLYECKQCGKVLSHSSSFRSHMITHTGDGPQKCKICGKAFGCPSLFQRHERTHTGEKPYQCKQCGKAFSLSGSLRRHEATHTGVKPYKCKCGKAFSDLSSFQNHETTHTGEKPYECKECGKAFSCFKYLSQHKRIHTVEKPYECKTCRKAFSHFSNLKVHERIHSGEKPYECKECGKAFSWLTCLLRHERIHTGEKPYECLQCGKAFTRSRFLRGHEKTHTGEKLYECKECGKALSSLRSLHRHKRTHWKDTL; the protein is encoded by the coding sequence ATGGGTCATTCATCTCTTAATTGCAACATCAGAGTTGACACTGGACACAAATCATGTGAGCATCAGGAATATGGAGAGAAGCCATATACACATAAACAACGTGGGAAAACCATCAATCATCAGCATTCCTTTCAGACACATGAAAGGCCTCCCACCGGAAAGAAACCCTTCGATTGTAAAGAATGTGCAAAAACCTTTAGTTCTCTTGGAAACCTTCGCAGACACATGGCGGCACACCATGGAGATGGACCTTATAAATGTAAGTTGTGTGGGAAAGCCTTTGTTTGGCCCAGTTTATTTCATTTGCACGAAAGAAcgcacactggagagaaaccgtaTGAATGTAAGCAGTGTTCCAAAGCCTTTCCTTTTTACAGTTCCTATCTAAGACATGAGAGAATCCACACGGGAGAGAAAGCGTATGAATGTAAACAGTGTTCCAAAGCCTTTCCTGATTACAGTACCTATCTAAGACATGAAAGAACTCACACcggagagaaaccctataaatgtacacaatgtgggaaagccttcagctGTTACTATTACACTCGACTCCACGAAAGGACTCACACGGGAGAACAACCCTATGCGTGTCAGCAATGTGGGAAAACGTTTTATCATCACACAAGCTTTCGAAGACACATGATAAGGCACACTGGAGATGGACCTCATAAATGTAAGATATGTGGGAAAGGCTTTGATTGTCCTAGTTCGGTTCGAAATCATGAAacgactcacactggagagaaactctATGAATGTAAGCAGTGTGGGAAAGTTTTATCTCATAGCTCAAGCTTTCGAAGTCACATGATAACACACACAGGAGATGGACCCCAGAAATGCAAgatatgtgggaaagccttcGGTTGTCCCAGTTTATTTCAAAGACAcgaaaggactcacactggagagaaaccctatcaatgtaaacaatgtggtaaagcCTTCAGTCTGTCCGGTTCCCTTCGAAGACATGAAGCAACTCACACTGGAGTGAAACCGTATAAATGtaaatgtgggaaagcctttagcGATCTCTCTTCCTTTCAAAATCATGAGACAAcgcacactggagagaagccgtatgagtgtaaggaatgtgggaaagcgTTCAGTTGTTTCAAATACCTTTCTCAGCATAAAAGGATCCACACAGTAGAAAAACCTTATGAGTGTAAAACATGTAGGAAAGCCTTCAGTCATTTCAGTAACTTAAAAGTCCACGAAAGGATTCACTCTGGAGAGAAGCcatatgaatgtaaggaatgtgggaaagcatTCTCTTGGCTCACTTGCCTTCTAAGACATGaaagaattcacactggagagaaaccctatgaatgtctCCAATGTGGTAAAGCCTTCACTCGTTCCCGTTTCCTTCGAGGACATGAAaaaactcacactggagagaagctgtatgaatgtaaggaatgtgggaaggcaCTGAGTTCTCTCCGTTCCTTGCATAGACATAAAAGGACTCACTGGAAAGATACTCTGTAA
- the LOC105486901 gene encoding zinc finger protein 823 isoform X1 — protein sequence MGFRHVAQAGLELVGLSDPAASASQSTEITGVSHLTWSEDSVAFEDVAVNFTQEEWALLGPSQKSLYRNVMQETIRNLDCIETKWEDQNIGDQCQNPRRNLRSHTCEIKNDSQCGETFGHVPDSIVNKNTPQVNPCDSSGCGEVAMGHSSLNCNIRVDTGHKSCEHQEYGEKPYTHKQRGKTINHQHSFQTHERPPTGKKPFDCKECAKTFSSLGNLRRHMAAHHGDGPYKCKLCGKAFVWPSLFHLHERTHTGEKPYECKQCSKAFPFYSSYLRHERIHTGEKAYECKQCSKAFPDYSTYLRHERTHTGEKPYKCTQCGKAFSCYYYTRLHERTHTGEQPYACQQCGKTFYHHTSFRRHMIRHTGDGPHKCKICGKGFDCPSSVRNHETTHTGEKLYECKQCGKVLSHSSSFRSHMITHTGDGPQKCKICGKAFGCPSLFQRHERTHTGEKPYQCKQCGKAFSLSGSLRRHEATHTGVKPYKCKCGKAFSDLSSFQNHETTHTGEKPYECKECGKAFSCFKYLSQHKRIHTVEKPYECKTCRKAFSHFSNLKVHERIHSGEKPYECKECGKAFSWLTCLLRHERIHTGEKPYECLQCGKAFTRSRFLRGHEKTHTGEKLYECKECGKALSSLRSLHRHKRTHWKDTL from the exons atggggtttcgccatgttgcccaggctggtcttgaactcgtgggcttaagtgatccagctgcctcggcctcccaaagtactgagattacaggtgtgagccacctaaCCTGGTCTGAG GACTCAGTGGCCTTTGAAGATGTGGCTGTGAACTTCACACAAGAGGAGTGGGCTTTGCTGGGTCCATCACAGAAGAGTCTCTACAGAAATGTCATGCAGGAAACCATTAGGAATCTGGACTGTATAG AAACGAAATGGGAGGACCAGAACATTGGAGATCAGTGCCAAAATCCCAGGAGAAATCTAAG AAGTCATACatgtgaaattaaaaatgataGTCAATGTGGAGAAACTTTTGGCCACGTTCCAGATAGTATTGTGAACAAGAACACTCCTCAAGTAAATCCATGTGACAGCAGTGGGTGTGGAGAAGTCGCCATGGGTCATTCATCTCTTAATTGCAACATCAGAGTTGACACTGGACACAAATCATGTGAGCATCAGGAATATGGAGAGAAGCCATATACACATAAACAACGTGGGAAAACCATCAATCATCAGCATTCCTTTCAGACACATGAAAGGCCTCCCACCGGAAAGAAACCCTTCGATTGTAAAGAATGTGCAAAAACCTTTAGTTCTCTTGGAAACCTTCGCAGACACATGGCGGCACACCATGGAGATGGACCTTATAAATGTAAGTTGTGTGGGAAAGCCTTTGTTTGGCCCAGTTTATTTCATTTGCACGAAAGAAcgcacactggagagaaaccgtaTGAATGTAAGCAGTGTTCCAAAGCCTTTCCTTTTTACAGTTCCTATCTAAGACATGAGAGAATCCACACGGGAGAGAAAGCGTATGAATGTAAACAGTGTTCCAAAGCCTTTCCTGATTACAGTACCTATCTAAGACATGAAAGAACTCACACcggagagaaaccctataaatgtacacaatgtgggaaagccttcagctGTTACTATTACACTCGACTCCACGAAAGGACTCACACGGGAGAACAACCCTATGCGTGTCAGCAATGTGGGAAAACGTTTTATCATCACACAAGCTTTCGAAGACACATGATAAGGCACACTGGAGATGGACCTCATAAATGTAAGATATGTGGGAAAGGCTTTGATTGTCCTAGTTCGGTTCGAAATCATGAAacgactcacactggagagaaactctATGAATGTAAGCAGTGTGGGAAAGTTTTATCTCATAGCTCAAGCTTTCGAAGTCACATGATAACACACACAGGAGATGGACCCCAGAAATGCAAgatatgtgggaaagccttcGGTTGTCCCAGTTTATTTCAAAGACAcgaaaggactcacactggagagaaaccctatcaatgtaaacaatgtggtaaagcCTTCAGTCTGTCCGGTTCCCTTCGAAGACATGAAGCAACTCACACTGGAGTGAAACCGTATAAATGtaaatgtgggaaagcctttagcGATCTCTCTTCCTTTCAAAATCATGAGACAAcgcacactggagagaagccgtatgagtgtaaggaatgtgggaaagcgTTCAGTTGTTTCAAATACCTTTCTCAGCATAAAAGGATCCACACAGTAGAAAAACCTTATGAGTGTAAAACATGTAGGAAAGCCTTCAGTCATTTCAGTAACTTAAAAGTCCACGAAAGGATTCACTCTGGAGAGAAGCcatatgaatgtaaggaatgtgggaaagcatTCTCTTGGCTCACTTGCCTTCTAAGACATGaaagaattcacactggagagaaaccctatgaatgtctCCAATGTGGTAAAGCCTTCACTCGTTCCCGTTTCCTTCGAGGACATGAAaaaactcacactggagagaagctgtatgaatgtaaggaatgtgggaaggcaCTGAGTTCTCTCCGTTCCTTGCATAGACATAAAAGGACTCACTGGAAAGATACTCTGTAA
- the LOC105486901 gene encoding zinc finger protein 823 isoform X4, protein MQETIRNLDCIETKWEDQNIGDQCQNPRRNLRSHTCEIKNDSQCGETFGHVPDSIVNKNTPQVNPCDSSGCGEVAMGHSSLNCNIRVDTGHKSCEHQEYGEKPYTHKQRGKTINHQHSFQTHERPPTGKKPFDCKECAKTFSSLGNLRRHMAAHHGDGPYKCKLCGKAFVWPSLFHLHERTHTGEKPYECKQCSKAFPFYSSYLRHERIHTGEKAYECKQCSKAFPDYSTYLRHERTHTGEKPYKCTQCGKAFSCYYYTRLHERTHTGEQPYACQQCGKTFYHHTSFRRHMIRHTGDGPHKCKICGKGFDCPSSVRNHETTHTGEKLYECKQCGKVLSHSSSFRSHMITHTGDGPQKCKICGKAFGCPSLFQRHERTHTGEKPYQCKQCGKAFSLSGSLRRHEATHTGVKPYKCKCGKAFSDLSSFQNHETTHTGEKPYECKECGKAFSCFKYLSQHKRIHTVEKPYECKTCRKAFSHFSNLKVHERIHSGEKPYECKECGKAFSWLTCLLRHERIHTGEKPYECLQCGKAFTRSRFLRGHEKTHTGEKLYECKECGKALSSLRSLHRHKRTHWKDTL, encoded by the exons ATGCAGGAAACCATTAGGAATCTGGACTGTATAG AAACGAAATGGGAGGACCAGAACATTGGAGATCAGTGCCAAAATCCCAGGAGAAATCTAAG AAGTCATACatgtgaaattaaaaatgataGTCAATGTGGAGAAACTTTTGGCCACGTTCCAGATAGTATTGTGAACAAGAACACTCCTCAAGTAAATCCATGTGACAGCAGTGGGTGTGGAGAAGTCGCCATGGGTCATTCATCTCTTAATTGCAACATCAGAGTTGACACTGGACACAAATCATGTGAGCATCAGGAATATGGAGAGAAGCCATATACACATAAACAACGTGGGAAAACCATCAATCATCAGCATTCCTTTCAGACACATGAAAGGCCTCCCACCGGAAAGAAACCCTTCGATTGTAAAGAATGTGCAAAAACCTTTAGTTCTCTTGGAAACCTTCGCAGACACATGGCGGCACACCATGGAGATGGACCTTATAAATGTAAGTTGTGTGGGAAAGCCTTTGTTTGGCCCAGTTTATTTCATTTGCACGAAAGAAcgcacactggagagaaaccgtaTGAATGTAAGCAGTGTTCCAAAGCCTTTCCTTTTTACAGTTCCTATCTAAGACATGAGAGAATCCACACGGGAGAGAAAGCGTATGAATGTAAACAGTGTTCCAAAGCCTTTCCTGATTACAGTACCTATCTAAGACATGAAAGAACTCACACcggagagaaaccctataaatgtacacaatgtgggaaagccttcagctGTTACTATTACACTCGACTCCACGAAAGGACTCACACGGGAGAACAACCCTATGCGTGTCAGCAATGTGGGAAAACGTTTTATCATCACACAAGCTTTCGAAGACACATGATAAGGCACACTGGAGATGGACCTCATAAATGTAAGATATGTGGGAAAGGCTTTGATTGTCCTAGTTCGGTTCGAAATCATGAAacgactcacactggagagaaactctATGAATGTAAGCAGTGTGGGAAAGTTTTATCTCATAGCTCAAGCTTTCGAAGTCACATGATAACACACACAGGAGATGGACCCCAGAAATGCAAgatatgtgggaaagccttcGGTTGTCCCAGTTTATTTCAAAGACAcgaaaggactcacactggagagaaaccctatcaatgtaaacaatgtggtaaagcCTTCAGTCTGTCCGGTTCCCTTCGAAGACATGAAGCAACTCACACTGGAGTGAAACCGTATAAATGtaaatgtgggaaagcctttagcGATCTCTCTTCCTTTCAAAATCATGAGACAAcgcacactggagagaagccgtatgagtgtaaggaatgtgggaaagcgTTCAGTTGTTTCAAATACCTTTCTCAGCATAAAAGGATCCACACAGTAGAAAAACCTTATGAGTGTAAAACATGTAGGAAAGCCTTCAGTCATTTCAGTAACTTAAAAGTCCACGAAAGGATTCACTCTGGAGAGAAGCcatatgaatgtaaggaatgtgggaaagcatTCTCTTGGCTCACTTGCCTTCTAAGACATGaaagaattcacactggagagaaaccctatgaatgtctCCAATGTGGTAAAGCCTTCACTCGTTCCCGTTTCCTTCGAGGACATGAAaaaactcacactggagagaagctgtatgaatgtaaggaatgtgggaaggcaCTGAGTTCTCTCCGTTCCTTGCATAGACATAAAAGGACTCACTGGAAAGATACTCTGTAA
- the LOC105486901 gene encoding zinc finger protein 823 isoform X2, with the protein MLGNHSIMQSLCSEYRFSVLSVSTFLLCTCGMFQDSVAFEDVAVNFTQEEWALLGPSQKSLYRNVMQETIRNLDCIETKWEDQNIGDQCQNPRRNLRSHTCEIKNDSQCGETFGHVPDSIVNKNTPQVNPCDSSGCGEVAMGHSSLNCNIRVDTGHKSCEHQEYGEKPYTHKQRGKTINHQHSFQTHERPPTGKKPFDCKECAKTFSSLGNLRRHMAAHHGDGPYKCKLCGKAFVWPSLFHLHERTHTGEKPYECKQCSKAFPFYSSYLRHERIHTGEKAYECKQCSKAFPDYSTYLRHERTHTGEKPYKCTQCGKAFSCYYYTRLHERTHTGEQPYACQQCGKTFYHHTSFRRHMIRHTGDGPHKCKICGKGFDCPSSVRNHETTHTGEKLYECKQCGKVLSHSSSFRSHMITHTGDGPQKCKICGKAFGCPSLFQRHERTHTGEKPYQCKQCGKAFSLSGSLRRHEATHTGVKPYKCKCGKAFSDLSSFQNHETTHTGEKPYECKECGKAFSCFKYLSQHKRIHTVEKPYECKTCRKAFSHFSNLKVHERIHSGEKPYECKECGKAFSWLTCLLRHERIHTGEKPYECLQCGKAFTRSRFLRGHEKTHTGEKLYECKECGKALSSLRSLHRHKRTHWKDTL; encoded by the exons ATGCTTGGAAACCACAGCATCATGCAAAGTTTATGCAGTGAGTATAGATTCTCAGTGCTGTCCGTCTCAACCTTCCTCCTCTGCACATGTGGGATGTTTCAGGACTCAGTGGCCTTTGAAGATGTGGCTGTGAACTTCACACAAGAGGAGTGGGCTTTGCTGGGTCCATCACAGAAGAGTCTCTACAGAAATGTCATGCAGGAAACCATTAGGAATCTGGACTGTATAG AAACGAAATGGGAGGACCAGAACATTGGAGATCAGTGCCAAAATCCCAGGAGAAATCTAAG AAGTCATACatgtgaaattaaaaatgataGTCAATGTGGAGAAACTTTTGGCCACGTTCCAGATAGTATTGTGAACAAGAACACTCCTCAAGTAAATCCATGTGACAGCAGTGGGTGTGGAGAAGTCGCCATGGGTCATTCATCTCTTAATTGCAACATCAGAGTTGACACTGGACACAAATCATGTGAGCATCAGGAATATGGAGAGAAGCCATATACACATAAACAACGTGGGAAAACCATCAATCATCAGCATTCCTTTCAGACACATGAAAGGCCTCCCACCGGAAAGAAACCCTTCGATTGTAAAGAATGTGCAAAAACCTTTAGTTCTCTTGGAAACCTTCGCAGACACATGGCGGCACACCATGGAGATGGACCTTATAAATGTAAGTTGTGTGGGAAAGCCTTTGTTTGGCCCAGTTTATTTCATTTGCACGAAAGAAcgcacactggagagaaaccgtaTGAATGTAAGCAGTGTTCCAAAGCCTTTCCTTTTTACAGTTCCTATCTAAGACATGAGAGAATCCACACGGGAGAGAAAGCGTATGAATGTAAACAGTGTTCCAAAGCCTTTCCTGATTACAGTACCTATCTAAGACATGAAAGAACTCACACcggagagaaaccctataaatgtacacaatgtgggaaagccttcagctGTTACTATTACACTCGACTCCACGAAAGGACTCACACGGGAGAACAACCCTATGCGTGTCAGCAATGTGGGAAAACGTTTTATCATCACACAAGCTTTCGAAGACACATGATAAGGCACACTGGAGATGGACCTCATAAATGTAAGATATGTGGGAAAGGCTTTGATTGTCCTAGTTCGGTTCGAAATCATGAAacgactcacactggagagaaactctATGAATGTAAGCAGTGTGGGAAAGTTTTATCTCATAGCTCAAGCTTTCGAAGTCACATGATAACACACACAGGAGATGGACCCCAGAAATGCAAgatatgtgggaaagccttcGGTTGTCCCAGTTTATTTCAAAGACAcgaaaggactcacactggagagaaaccctatcaatgtaaacaatgtggtaaagcCTTCAGTCTGTCCGGTTCCCTTCGAAGACATGAAGCAACTCACACTGGAGTGAAACCGTATAAATGtaaatgtgggaaagcctttagcGATCTCTCTTCCTTTCAAAATCATGAGACAAcgcacactggagagaagccgtatgagtgtaaggaatgtgggaaagcgTTCAGTTGTTTCAAATACCTTTCTCAGCATAAAAGGATCCACACAGTAGAAAAACCTTATGAGTGTAAAACATGTAGGAAAGCCTTCAGTCATTTCAGTAACTTAAAAGTCCACGAAAGGATTCACTCTGGAGAGAAGCcatatgaatgtaaggaatgtgggaaagcatTCTCTTGGCTCACTTGCCTTCTAAGACATGaaagaattcacactggagagaaaccctatgaatgtctCCAATGTGGTAAAGCCTTCACTCGTTCCCGTTTCCTTCGAGGACATGAAaaaactcacactggagagaagctgtatgaatgtaaggaatgtgggaaggcaCTGAGTTCTCTCCGTTCCTTGCATAGACATAAAAGGACTCACTGGAAAGATACTCTGTAA